One stretch of Castor canadensis chromosome 14, mCasCan1.hap1v2, whole genome shotgun sequence DNA includes these proteins:
- the LOC109677871 gene encoding uncharacterized protein, which produces MKRLWERKEGSQCGETFSKIPDLSLCEESEVKSYECTVCREVFIGHSPLRRHMRVHTANKSFKYQEDGEKAHQDKQCGQANSHFYSMQMSESAHTRKKQNECKQRGKLHTSLASFQRHMSTHNDDGHFKCKICGNAFYSSRLFQAHGRTHTQQKPYQCKQCGKSLSSSRSFRIHERIHTGERPYKCKECGKAFSCSSSFQRHKRSHTGERPYECKKCSKAFGRSSTLRVHERTHTRKNAYNECKQCGKPFFSLSMFQRHMILHTGEGPYKCKECGKAFIRSVSLQIHEKAHSARKPYDCKQCGKTLSTSTSFQRHERTHTGEKPYKCMECGRTFRCPSSFQRHEASHSGKKPYECQTCGKTFSLSTYLRMHIRIHTGEKPYECKHCSRAFTNYSSFRIHRRTHTGEKPYQCKECGRAFSCSSSFRRHKVIHTGERPYECTRCGKAFSRLTSFQIHLRIHTGEKPYECKHCGKAFTNSSSFQVHKRIHTGEKPYECKECGKAFSCSSSFRRHEITHTGERPYKCAKCDKTFTRSSSFQKHKRTQHWSEALSMSRM; this is translated from the coding sequence ATGAAAAGACtctgggaaaggaaagaaggtagtCAGTGTGGAGAAACCTTCAGCAAGATTCCAGATCTCAGTCTGTGTGAGGAAAGTGAAGTGAAGTCCTATGAATGCACTGTGTGTAGAGAAGTCTTCATTGGTCACTCACCCCTTCGTAGACACATGAGAGTTCACACTGCAAACAAATCATTTAAgtatcaggaggatggagagaaggCACATCAGGATAAGCAATGTGGACAAGCCAACAGTCATTTCTACTCCATGCAAATGTCTGAATCAGCTCACActagaaagaaacagaatgaatGTAAGCAACGTGGAAAGTTACATACTTCTCTAGCAAGCTTTCAAAGACACATGAGCACCCACAATGATGATGGACATTTTAAGTGTAAGATATGTGGAAATGCCTTTTATTCTTCCAGGTTATTTCAAGCACATGGAAGAACTCATACTCAACAGAAACCCTATcaatgtaagcagtgtgggaaaagTCTAAGTTCTTCCAGGTCCTTTCGAATACATGAAAGAATTCATACAGGAGAGAGACCCTATAAATGtaaagaatgtgggaaagccttcagttgTTCAAGTTCTTTTCAAAGACATAAAAGATCTCACACTGGAGAAAGACCCTATGAGTGTAAAAAGTGCAGTAAAGCCTTTGGCCGTTCAAGTACCCTTCGAGTCCATGAACGAACTCATACTAGAAAGAACGCATACAATGAGTGTAAACAGTGTGGgaaacctttcttttctctctcgaTGTTTCAAAGGCACATGATACTTCACACAGGAGAAGGACCTTataaatgtaaggaatgtgggaaagcaTTCATTAGGTCCGTTTCATTACAAATACACGAAAAGGCACACAGTGCAAGGAAACCCTATGATTGTAAACAGTGTGGTAAAACTTTAAGTACTTCCACTTCCtttcaaagacatgaaagaactcacactggagagaaaccttataaATGTATGGAGTGTGGGAGAACGTTCCGTTGCCCGAGTTCCTTTCAAAGGCATGAAGCAAGTCACTCTGGGAAGAAACCTTATGAATGTCAGACATGTGGGAAAACCTTCAGTCTTTCTACGTACCTTCGAATGCATATAaggattcacactggagagaagccctacgAATGTAAACACTGCAGTAGAGCATTTACTAATTACAGTTCCTTTCGAATACAtagaagaactcacactggagagaagccctatcaATGTAAGGAGTGTGGGAGAGCTTTCAGTTGTTCCAGTTCTTTTCGAAGACATAAGGTTATTCATACTGGTGAAAGACCTTATGAGTGTACACGGTGTGGTAAGGCCTTTAGTCGTTTAACTTCCTTTCAGATACATCTAAggattcacactggagaaaaaccctatgaatgtaaacaCTGTGGTAAAGCATTTACTAATTCTAGTTCCTTTCAAGTACATAaaagaattcatactggagagaaaccctatgaatgtaaggaatgtgggaaagccttcagttgTTCCAGTTCTTTTCGAAGACATGAAATTACTCATACTGGAGAAAGACCCTATAAGTGTGCAAAGTGTGATAAGACCTTTACTCGTtcaagttcctttcaaaagcacaaAAGAACTCAACACTGGAGTGAAGCCCTAAGTATGTCCAGAATGTGA